The Methanothermobacter sp. CaT2 DNA window GATCATAGTCCTCTCTTGTCTCCACCAGTATGGCCCTTGATGGATTGAATGGGGGCTGGGGGTTTTCAGGCCTTTTAATTTTTTTCAGGAGATCCCTTAAATCTTCAACAGGTAGTTCAGAGACCATTTTCTTTGATTCCATGACCATTTCAACATGGCTCTTAATGGCATCAGTATCTGTTGAGGGGTGGAGAAGCATTAGCCGGTTACGGGCATAGTCGGTATGGGCATATGAACTGATGGTCTCAACTATTTCCTGGTAAATCTGAAAAGCCCTTTCAGTTTTCAGGAAGGAGGGAACAGGATTTCCCAGGAGTTCACGGGTTATTTCGATGGCCTTGCGCTGACTTATACCTTCAATTGATGCGATTCTATCAATTTCAAGGTTTTCAACCGCCTTTAAAAGCTCCTTTTCTCCCCCGAGTTCGTCTATTATCTTCTGCGCCAGCCTTTCCCCTATCCCGCTGACATCTGTGAGGGCTTCCCCGACAGAATTCATGGACTTCATCATACCCACTATGAGGAGTTACTGGAATATATATGAATTCAGAGTGCACATGGAAAGTATTCCAGGTGGGCATCTGTAAGGACCCATTATTCTGCAAGACCCCTCCTGAAGTGTGATGCCGTTACCCCTGAGGGACTTTCCATTACAATGCGCTCCTTGATATCCAGTATCCTTTCAGGTGATTGGAGGGCACTCACATATGATTCAACAAGTAACCCGGTCCTTCTGGGGGATTGAATACGGCAGTCGATGGAGAAGTTCCTGAAGCCCGCACCAAGAAGGGAGGGTAAAAAGTCAATGAGGCAGGTCTCCCTTGAATTCATGATTACCGTTTCACAGCCAAGGAGCTGATTTATGGGAAATACAGCGCCCCTACTGTCCATGATCCCCCACCTGGAATCGGTGGATGTATCGAAGTCAGGGGGTGCAAGTTTCCAGAGATTGTCCCGGGTCACCATTGCGGTGAGGTTCCCATGGACGATTATTTCAGAGGGTACCTGAATCCTCTGAAGGTCCTTCCAGGATAGTTCAGGTGAGAGGGTCAGGAGGTGGAACTTGCCTGATAGGAGGGCCGCTGATCGGCTGTTGAAAATGTTGAGGGCGGGTGATCCATAAACCTTCACATCACAGTTTATCAGGTCAGGGATACCGTAACCACCCACCATGAGGTCCATGGAGAGGTCCCCTTCAATTTCAAGGAGTCTTTCAAGGAGCCAGTCATGGGTTATGTCAGGCCACTTCCATACAGTTTCAGCACCGTATCTGGATGAAACCTCAGAGGCCCTCTCCAGAACACCTATGATGTCGTCATCATCACAGATCCTGAAGTCACCATGAACCTGGGGTTCCAGGTAAACCCTACCTGCACCGGCCCTCAGGGCGGATTTCATTGCCTTGAGGTCCTCAACATAGACGGATATACAGGGCTCCTCTGGAAGTCTCCTGGCAGGGTGATCAAATTCAGGCTTTGGATGGTGATGGTGGGGTCTTCTCTCTCTGAGTATCCTTCTTTCGACCCTCATCAGAAGTTCCCTTCTGAGGGCGTTGAGGCGGCTGAGAGGGTAGAATAGCCCCCCAGGGTACCTGAATTCGGTTAAGGTAAGTCTGAATGGTTTATCCCCGGCCCTCAGCAGGTGGTCCTTTATTGTATCCCCCTGGAGTGGTCTTTTGAGGGCCCTCTCAAACTGTGTTTCAACCGATTCCCTGAGCCTCAACCCATTCATCATCCATTCTGCGGTTAGATCCACCATTCCCTCTTTATCTGCAGTGAATTTCAGTTCAATATCCCAGCACTTTCCTGGAGATGATCTTTTGAGTTTTTCAGTGAATTGCTGGAGGCTCTTCCGCCCTGTAAGGTAAACCCGTGTACCCTCTTTTACAGGTCCTGAAGGAACTGAGAGTAAGCTGCCATCGTAGCTATGGGCATGGACATACATTCCTTTACCTGTTCCCTGAAAGAAGAGGCCATCACCTGGTTCTGGCTTTATACGGGAGGTTATCCTTATATGGGCCCTGCCACCTGTGTACCTTTCAACATGGCCCACAGGGAGGCCCCTGTCACCTGGGTATTCCCGTCCCATGAAGTTCTCCCTGAAGAGGTGTCCTCCGGTGAGTGTCCTGTTGAAGGTAAGCCTTAGCTTCTCAAACTCCTCCTGTGATGGCTTCCACCCACCCCTCTTTATCTCATCAAGGGCCCTTCTGTAGACGCTCACTGTGGTGGCAACGTATTCAGGGGACCTCATCCGTCCCTCTATCTTCAGGGATCGGACTCCGGCTTCAACCAGTTCCTTGAGGTGCATGTAGGCTGAGATGTCCCTTGTGGATAGGAGGTACTCCTCCCTTAGTGGCACCCTCCTCTTTGAGGGTTTTAACTGAACGAGTTCATACCTCTTTCTGCATGGCTGGGCGCACCGGCCCCTGTTGCCGCTTCTACCACCTATAAATGAGGATAGAAGGCACTGGCCAGAGTAACTGTAGCATAGGGCTCCATGTATGAAAACCTCAAGCTCCACGTTTGATTCAGTCGCTAGGGCCCTGACCTCATCAATGGAGAGCTCCCTTGCAAGTATAACCCTCTCAAGGCCCATCTTCTCAGCCCATCTTATCCCCGCCCTGTTGTGTACGGTCATCTGGGTTGAGGCATGGAATGGGAGGTCAAGGGATAACTCATCCCTCAGAACCAGGAGTGCGGGGTCCTGTATGATCACAGCGTCCGCACCTGCACTGGAGAGTTCCTGGAGGTATTCAGCAACATCTGAAAGTTCAGAGTCCCTTAGGAGGGTATTGACAGTTACATACACATTTCTGTCATGCAGGTGGGCGTATTCCACTGCCTCACGAATTTCCCGCAGGCTGAAGTTCTCTGCATAATGCCGTGCACCGAAGTCCTTCCCTGAGAGGTAGACGGCATCGGCCCCTGCATTGATGGCGACCCTGAAGGAATCAGGCGAACCTGCAGGTGCAAGGAGTTCAGGGATTTCCAAGTACTGTTACCTCCAAACAAAATAAGGATTTATTTTATCTCCTCAAGGACCTCGGTAACTATCTTAAGGAATTTCTGTACAAGGGCCCTGTTCTTCTCCTCACTGGCCCTGACACGGTCCTCTTCAATTTTTCTGTGAATCGCAATTGCATATATATCTGCAAGGCGCTCCATTACCTCAAGATCCCTTTCATCGTAGTCCCCATCCTTCCCTGAAACTGCGAGTATTCCCACAAGTTCACCATTGAGTAGAGCGGGGCATGCCAGGAAGTTCTTTATTTCAATGTGACCCTCAGGGACCCCAGTGGATTCAGGGTGTGAGGAGGGGTCATTTACGAGAACCGGTTCCCTTTTCCTGAGCACAAGGTTCCAGAGACCACCCATCTCAGTGGATTCGGCGTCCGGATGACATTCCTTCCCCACCTCCTCTGATGGGAAGTAATTCCTCAGGCTGCCGTCTGACTCAAAGAAGCCAGCCATGCAGTATCTGCTGCCTGTCAGTTTTTTAGCCCTTTCAATTATGCTCGCAGATATCTCCTCGAGTGAAAGGGGGGATAAGAGTTTCTTTGATACCTCTGCAAGGCTTTTGTTTATGGCAGTCTCCCTTTCAAGAGCCCTTCTTGCAACTTCCTTTTCGGTGACGTCCCTGTGGACACCCACAACCCCATTTATATTGCCCTCAAAATCACGGAGAGGTGATAGGGTTGTTTCAAAATGAGAGTTATCCATGGGCTTCCAGACCCACTCATAGCTAACGGTTTCCCCCTTAAGTGCCCTTTTAATCATTTCGCTGTGAATCCTGTCCCCGAAGACCTCGCTGACCTTTTCGCCCTGAACTTCATCTGCATCAAGGCCGTATTCTGCAAGCGGCCCGGGTGATATCATGGTTAGCCTTTCATCGCTGTCGGCAGTGAACAGTATATCCCTTATTGATGAGAGTATGGCCCTGAAGAGTTCATCGTTCTCTGCAAGCCTCCTCTCCAGCTGGTGTTTGTGGAGTGCGACCTCTATGACGCTGTGGAGTTCCCGGTCCTCAAAGGGCTTTATTATGTATCCAAAGGGCCCTGTTATCTTGGCCCTTTTGAGGGTTTCCTCGTCGGAATAGGCGGTTATATAGATTATGGGAACCTTCATCCTTTTGGTTATCTCCTCGGCAGCCTCTATACCATCCATGTCCCCCTTGAGGACAATATCCATCAGTATGATGTCTGGCCTTGTTTTTTCAGCCATTTCAACGGCCTTTTCACCGGTGGAAACTGTGGCTGTAACCTGGTAACCCAGGGATTCAAGGCGCTGGCTTATATCAATGGCAACTATGCTCTCATC harbors:
- a CDS encoding GAF domain-containing protein encodes the protein MSKAKVMVVEDESIVAIDISQRLESLGYQVTATVSTGEKAVEMAEKTRPDIILMDIVLKGDMDGIEAAEEITKRMKVPIIYITAYSDEETLKRAKITGPFGYIIKPFEDRELHSVIEVALHKHQLERRLAENDELFRAILSSIRDILFTADSDERLTMISPGPLAEYGLDADEVQGEKVSEVFGDRIHSEMIKRALKGETVSYEWVWKPMDNSHFETTLSPLRDFEGNINGVVGVHRDVTEKEVARRALERETAINKSLAEVSKKLLSPLSLEEISASIIERAKKLTGSRYCMAGFFESDGSLRNYFPSEEVGKECHPDAESTEMGGLWNLVLRKREPVLVNDPSSHPESTGVPEGHIEIKNFLACPALLNGELVGILAVSGKDGDYDERDLEVMERLADIYAIAIHRKIEEDRVRASEEKNRALVQKFLKIVTEVLEEIK
- a CDS encoding U32 family peptidase yields the protein MEIPELLAPAGSPDSFRVAINAGADAVYLSGKDFGARHYAENFSLREIREAVEYAHLHDRNVYVTVNTLLRDSELSDVAEYLQELSSAGADAVIIQDPALLVLRDELSLDLPFHASTQMTVHNRAGIRWAEKMGLERVILARELSIDEVRALATESNVELEVFIHGALCYSYSGQCLLSSFIGGRSGNRGRCAQPCRKRYELVQLKPSKRRVPLREEYLLSTRDISAYMHLKELVEAGVRSLKIEGRMRSPEYVATTVSVYRRALDEIKRGGWKPSQEEFEKLRLTFNRTLTGGHLFRENFMGREYPGDRGLPVGHVERYTGGRAHIRITSRIKPEPGDGLFFQGTGKGMYVHAHSYDGSLLSVPSGPVKEGTRVYLTGRKSLQQFTEKLKRSSPGKCWDIELKFTADKEGMVDLTAEWMMNGLRLRESVETQFERALKRPLQGDTIKDHLLRAGDKPFRLTLTEFRYPGGLFYPLSRLNALRRELLMRVERRILRERRPHHHHPKPEFDHPARRLPEEPCISVYVEDLKAMKSALRAGAGRVYLEPQVHGDFRICDDDDIIGVLERASEVSSRYGAETVWKWPDITHDWLLERLLEIEGDLSMDLMVGGYGIPDLINCDVKVYGSPALNIFNSRSAALLSGKFHLLTLSPELSWKDLQRIQVPSEIIVHGNLTAMVTRDNLWKLAPPDFDTSTDSRWGIMDSRGAVFPINQLLGCETVIMNSRETCLIDFLPSLLGAGFRNFSIDCRIQSPRRTGLLVESYVSALQSPERILDIKERIVMESPSGVTASHFRRGLAE